One genomic region from Candidatus Tisiphia endosymbiont of Dioctria linearis encodes:
- a CDS encoding bifunctional (p)ppGpp synthetase/guanosine-3',5'-bis(diphosphate) 3'-pyrophosphohydrolase — MQDTNTNDLCNIISSISSKLDKNDIVAEIHLHYRLKDTCSVLKKILRKTIALKELTDIIAFRVIVDKKEDCYKVLAIIYSLYSINIKKSKNYIANPKDNGYRSLHVIVVVGIYERNIEIQIRSRRMHNIAESGTANHDKYKKKQEVKLRKLLSKQKINTTAINTEINNAYNIFRQFNWTIAELVAYEQAIENLCYNLYDVQLNKVIE; from the coding sequence ATGCAAGATACAAATACTAACGATTTATGTAATATCATAAGTTCTATTAGTAGTAAATTGGACAAAAATGATATAGTAGCTGAAATACATTTACATTATAGGTTAAAAGATACTTGTTCTGTTTTAAAGAAGATATTAAGAAAAACTATCGCTTTGAAAGAATTAACGGATATAATTGCTTTTAGAGTTATAGTTGATAAAAAAGAAGACTGTTATAAAGTATTGGCTATTATTTACAGTCTCTACTCTATTAATATCAAGAAGTCTAAAAACTATATTGCTAATCCTAAGGATAATGGCTACCGTTCCTTACACGTCATAGTTGTAGTTGGTATCTATGAACGTAATATAGAAATACAAATACGGAGCAGGAGGATGCATAATATCGCAGAATCTGGCACAGCAAACCATGATAAATATAAAAAAAAGCAGGAAGTAAAGCTAAGAAAGTTACTTTCTAAACAGAAGATTAATACAACTGCTATTAATACTGAGATCAATAACGCATATAATATTTTTAGGCAATTTAATTGGACTATAGCAGAACTCGTTGCTTATGAGCAGGCAATTG
- the rpmB gene encoding 50S ribosomal protein L28 — MSRRCELSGVGVLHGNKVSHSQRKTRRRFEPNLRVVRFASVLTGQEYKLSVNAKCLRSVEKVGGFDEYMLKISSDILSDKAQVIKRKIAEKKVGAAL; from the coding sequence ATGTCTCGTAGGTGTGAGCTTAGTGGGGTTGGTGTTTTACACGGTAATAAAGTGTCACACTCGCAAAGAAAAACTAGAAGACGCTTTGAGCCGAATCTAAGAGTGGTGAGGTTTGCAAGTGTTCTCACTGGGCAAGAATATAAGCTTTCGGTAAATGCTAAATGTCTACGTTCTGTTGAGAAAGTAGGTGGTTTTGATGAATATATGCTTAAAATATCAAGTGATATACTTTCCGATAAAGCACAGGTAATTAAAAGAAAGATAGCTGAAAAAAAAGTTGGTGCTGCATTATGA
- a CDS encoding LuxR C-terminal-related transcriptional regulator yields MENKENLCPQEICKKYLLTINNIRFTSRKIDVIACIMHGKNTKGIANFLSNEDKQLEIRTIESHISNIKRKISTNAREGIINFIEKSDKYKLIQSYYFSLLIQQEFRKVLKEILILTKSDNISFFIVLQDLKNNGSGNNDLNLLLNKIRSDLQLIGITVFVELLEYLNNTPIVLGKHKHIGKKQLRQCTIYVLEVNEANIAKQQEGDSSVIMSNDQDISKVFFLTPQEEQYIKFLPKQANFEYIDISPSKQYYFIFLEIIARIFSNVNVDNTILKFSERYNNIISNNSDSLSPQSHLTDKNIQGKAKNIYLPIIGVLVLIICSTYLLIFSPTIEKTVKNQESEVQWSKLQDTTTFPKNITSWNIPRQDHVFIGREKLLRDLYNKLHHNHTSDVTSNLAITACAGLGGIGKTQLALQYINHTKHPYTLKVWFLAENIDHLYNKYIEFAKLLGHAEVIYTKENIIAYVKQWLVENSGWLLVYDKVNNYREIEPFLPESGGYVILTTRQRYWPTKFSVLPINIMTEEEAIKTIKTLIQRNIAEEQNDIKQLVGVLGYLPLALQKV; encoded by the coding sequence ATGGAAAATAAAGAGAACTTGTGTCCACAAGAGATTTGTAAAAAATATTTGCTAACAATTAACAATATTAGATTTACATCAAGAAAAATAGATGTAATAGCATGCATTATGCATGGGAAAAACACAAAGGGAATAGCTAATTTTCTATCAAATGAGGATAAACAGCTTGAAATTAGAACTATTGAAAGTCATATTTCTAATATCAAACGAAAAATATCAACAAATGCCCGAGAGGGGATTATAAACTTTATAGAAAAATCTGATAAATACAAACTAATACAGAGTTATTATTTCAGTTTATTAATTCAACAAGAATTCAGAAAAGTCTTGAAGGAAATATTAATATTAACAAAATCTGATAACATATCATTTTTTATTGTTTTGCAAGACCTAAAAAATAATGGCTCAGGAAACAATGATTTAAACTTGTTGCTCAATAAGATACGTAGTGATTTACAACTTATAGGAATAACTGTTTTTGTAGAACTGCTAGAATACCTTAATAATACTCCTATAGTTTTAGGCAAGCACAAGCACATAGGCAAAAAGCAATTAAGGCAATGTACCATCTATGTTTTAGAGGTAAATGAAGCTAATATAGCTAAACAACAGGAAGGTGATAGTTCTGTTATTATGTCTAATGATCAGGATATATCTAAAGTATTTTTCCTTACACCGCAAGAAGAACAATATATAAAATTTTTACCTAAACAAGCTAACTTTGAATATATTGACATATCCCCATCCAAGCAATATTATTTTATTTTCTTAGAAATTATCGCAAGAATTTTTTCTAATGTGAATGTAGACAACACTATTCTTAAGTTTAGTGAAAGATATAATAATATTATATCAAATAATTCTGATTCACTTTCTCCTCAATCTCATTTAACAGATAAAAATATTCAAGGTAAAGCTAAGAATATTTATCTGCCAATAATTGGTGTATTGGTTTTGATTATTTGTAGTACTTATCTTTTAATATTTAGCCCAACTATTGAAAAAACAGTTAAGAATCAAGAATCAGAAGTGCAATGGTCTAAGCTACAAGATACAACAACATTTCCGAAGAATATAACTAGTTGGAATATACCTAGACAAGATCATGTTTTTATTGGTAGAGAAAAACTATTGAGGGATTTGTATAATAAATTACATCACAATCATACATCTGATGTAACAAGTAATTTAGCAATTACTGCATGTGCTGGACTTGGCGGAATAGGCAAAACACAATTAGCCTTGCAATATATAAATCATACAAAACATCCTTATACACTTAAAGTTTGGTTTCTTGCAGAAAATATTGATCATTTATATAATAAATATATTGAATTCGCTAAATTATTAGGACACGCGGAAGTCATATATACAAAAGAAAACATTATTGCTTATGTTAAACAATGGTTAGTTGAAAACTCAGGATGGCTTTTAGTTTATGACAAAGTAAACAATTATCGTGAAATCGAACCATTTTTACCAGAATCTGGTGGATATGTGATTTTAACAACTCGTCAGCGTTATTGGCCAACAAAGTTCTCAGTATTGCCTATTAATATCATGACAGAAGAAGAGGCTATCAAAACAATAAAGACTTTAATACAACGAAATATAGCAGAAGAACAGAATGATATAAAACAATTAGTTGGAGTTTTAGGATATTTACCATTAGCATTACAAAAAGTATGA
- a CDS encoding TfoX/Sxy family protein, whose protein sequence is MKSNEFIEYIKDILAPFGQITTRAMFGSYGIYKDGVIIGIVARNELYFKIDNKVVEYLKSFVSEPFTYNSSNKLITISYWKVLPEILEQEEKLVNLVSMAFDASINSNNKKLL, encoded by the coding sequence ATGAAAAGTAATGAATTTATTGAATATATTAAAGATATACTAGCCCCTTTTGGTCAAATCACTACTCGTGCAATGTTTGGTAGTTATGGCATATATAAAGATGGAGTAATAATAGGAATAGTTGCAAGAAATGAGTTGTACTTTAAAATAGATAACAAAGTAGTTGAGTATTTAAAATCTTTTGTTTCCGAACCATTTACATATAATAGCTCAAATAAGTTGATAACTATATCATATTGGAAAGTGTTACCTGAGATTTTAGAACAAGAAGAAAAGTTAGTGAATTTAGTCTCTATGGCATTTGATGCATCTATTAACTCTAATAATAAAAAGTTACTTTAG
- a CDS encoding SDR family oxidoreductase encodes MQLFNLTGKTALITSASSGLGEQSSRLLSSVGVRIILASRRLDKLQALASELSNAIALEMDVADKNSVQRAFNTLKQQGELIDICINNAGIAKPTPIFTSCELDDFESIMQTNVLGVWYVTKKVANHMRNHGVHGSIINISSVNGANRLSENIAGYCASKASVIQMTKALVGELAKAHIRINCIIPGIFHTPLTDYKLNTEEKRKAISELTPLNFIAEPNDLDGAILYLASNKASRYVTGSCITVDGGVSWGGK; translated from the coding sequence ATGCAACTTTTCAATTTAACAGGCAAAACAGCCCTCATTACAAGTGCAAGCAGTGGTCTTGGAGAGCAATCCTCTCGCCTTCTTTCTAGCGTAGGGGTACGAATCATATTGGCTAGTAGAAGACTAGATAAACTGCAAGCTTTAGCCTCTGAGCTTAGCAATGCTATTGCCCTGGAAATGGATGTGGCAGATAAGAACTCTGTTCAAAGAGCCTTTAATACGCTAAAACAACAAGGAGAACTCATAGATATCTGCATTAATAATGCCGGAATTGCAAAACCTACACCAATCTTTACATCATGTGAACTAGATGATTTCGAGTCTATTATGCAAACCAATGTACTGGGAGTTTGGTACGTTACCAAGAAAGTTGCTAATCATATGAGAAACCATGGAGTCCATGGGAGTATTATCAATATTAGTAGTGTCAATGGAGCCAACCGTTTAAGCGAAAATATCGCTGGTTATTGTGCCTCTAAAGCATCTGTTATCCAAATGACAAAGGCATTAGTCGGAGAGTTGGCAAAAGCCCATATCCGGATTAATTGTATTATACCTGGTATATTTCATACACCGCTTACAGATTACAAATTAAATACAGAAGAAAAACGTAAAGCAATATCAGAACTTACACCTCTAAATTTTATAGCAGAACCTAATGACCTTGACGGTGCAATTTTATACCTTGCCTCAAACAAAGCATCTCGCTATGTTACAGGTTCATGTATTACAGTTGATGGTGGCGTTTCCTGGGGAGGCAAGTAA
- a CDS encoding nucleoside triphosphate pyrophosphohydrolase, which yields MTKRYCFKIDKLIRDLVPGIMRSRGVSVFERSMKEDEYIQRLKDKLLEEAQEVIDAKTPDEVSEELADLLEVIYALGKEYNLSMEQIETKRLVKKQQNGGFDNRIYSSHIEMSSDNKDIGCFLARPEKHPEIKLSDTK from the coding sequence ATGACGAAAAGATATTGTTTCAAAATTGATAAACTTATTCGTGATTTAGTACCAGGAATTATGCGTTCGCGTGGTGTTTCGGTATTTGAACGCAGTATGAAAGAAGATGAATATATTCAGCGTCTTAAAGATAAATTGTTGGAAGAAGCACAAGAAGTGATTGATGCAAAAACACCAGATGAAGTTTCTGAAGAACTAGCTGATTTGCTTGAAGTGATTTATGCGTTAGGCAAAGAATACAACTTATCGATGGAACAAATTGAAACAAAGCGGCTTGTTAAGAAGCAGCAAAATGGTGGTTTTGATAATCGTATTTATAGCTCTCATATAGAAATGTCCTCTGACAACAAAGATATTGGTTGTTTTTTAGCTAGACCAGAAAAACATCCTGAAATAAAACTATCTGATACGAAATAA
- a CDS encoding flavin reductase family protein has translation MAAIVDSEQFKQALSTLPTGVTIITTLYNNKLFGFTADSFTSVSLLPPLVLFCIDKKSFSMSAFTGSEYFAVSILAENQENISRHFSKFNADKFAGISYNLGQITNCPLIEGAVCHIECNKFSQYEVGDHVILVGKVISAMVKSNLKPLVHCLRQYRELK, from the coding sequence ATGGCTGCAATAGTGGATTCGGAACAATTTAAACAAGCTCTTAGCACTTTGCCTACGGGCGTTACTATTATCACTACTTTATATAATAACAAGCTATTTGGTTTTACGGCAGACTCTTTTACCTCGGTTTCCTTATTACCGCCATTGGTATTGTTTTGTATTGATAAAAAATCCTTTAGTATGAGTGCTTTTACTGGTAGTGAGTATTTTGCTGTTAGTATTCTAGCTGAAAATCAAGAGAATATTTCTAGACATTTTTCTAAGTTTAATGCTGATAAATTTGCTGGTATTTCATATAATTTAGGACAAATTACTAATTGCCCTTTGATTGAAGGAGCAGTTTGCCATATTGAGTGCAACAAGTTTAGTCAATATGAAGTGGGGGATCATGTTATATTGGTTGGTAAAGTGATAAGTGCTATGGTAAAAAGTAATTTAAAACCATTGGTGCATTGTTTAAGGCAATATAGAGAGTTAAAATGA
- the rpmE gene encoding 50S ribosomal protein L31, whose product MKAGIHPKYKKFKIIISNDVFETNSGGHAEEILMDVDYRKHPAWTKESGNVVNQSNKNVSDFNKKFAGLSFGKKV is encoded by the coding sequence ATGAAAGCTGGAATACATCCAAAATATAAAAAGTTCAAAATTATCATTAGTAATGATGTTTTTGAGACAAATTCCGGTGGTCATGCAGAAGAGATTTTGATGGATGTTGATTACAGGAAACATCCAGCATGGACTAAAGAATCTGGAAATGTTGTTAACCAATCTAACAAAAATGTTAGTGACTTTAACAAAAAGTTTGCTGGGCTTAGTTTCGGTAAGAAGGTTTAA
- the dapB gene encoding 4-hydroxy-tetrahydrodipicolinate reductase has product MISIGICGATGKMGQMIIQKMHGLNSCTLSATFSRKNSIRDFAEFCQNSEVIIDFSSSEILDKLLDYAIMYNNKLVIGTTGLTNYQLDSLHEFSKNLAIFYSANMSLGANLLAMLAKKAAEILDNTYDIEILDCHHRMKKDAPSGTAIMLGKAVAKVRNLDFNKCAIFDRTVKEQRQTGEIGIASIRGGHLHGEHQVLFLGDNQTLTLKHQGSRESFADGAIQAAIWISDKPPALYSMNDMLPSLQKF; this is encoded by the coding sequence ATGATTTCTATAGGTATTTGTGGTGCTACCGGTAAAATGGGGCAGATGATAATTCAAAAAATGCATGGATTAAATAGCTGTACTCTTTCTGCTACATTTTCTAGAAAAAATAGCATAAGGGATTTTGCTGAATTTTGTCAAAATTCTGAGGTGATTATTGACTTTTCTAGTAGCGAGATATTGGACAAACTTCTTGATTATGCCATTATGTACAACAACAAATTAGTTATTGGTACTACTGGTCTGACTAACTATCAACTTGATAGTTTACATGAATTTTCCAAAAATTTGGCAATATTCTATTCAGCTAATATGAGTTTAGGGGCAAATTTACTAGCGATGCTAGCGAAAAAGGCAGCAGAAATTCTAGATAATACTTACGATATAGAGATTTTAGATTGTCACCATCGTATGAAAAAAGACGCTCCGTCTGGTACGGCGATAATGTTAGGTAAGGCTGTGGCAAAAGTTAGAAATTTAGACTTTAATAAATGTGCGATATTTGACCGTACTGTAAAAGAGCAAAGGCAAACTGGCGAAATTGGCATTGCTTCTATTAGGGGAGGGCATTTACATGGAGAACATCAGGTGTTATTTTTAGGGGATAACCAAACCCTTACTCTAAAACATCAGGGATCAAGAGAGTCCTTTGCTGATGGGGCAATTCAGGCTGCCATCTGGATATCTGATAAACCACCTGCTCTTTATTCAATGAACGATATGTTGCCATCTCTTCAAAAGTTTTAA
- a CDS encoding ABC transporter substrate-binding protein, with amino-acid sequence MRLIKCFLLIICSFLIVSCDKPSQEKSLIVATSADNPPYEFIQNGQIVGLDIDIINAIGEKLEKKVIIKNFDFNGLLASLASENVDIVIAGLTVTEERKKHISFSAPYVTTNVSVLYRTADDLKNVGDLDNKIVGVQLGTTWAVIVQDLAKQFNIRTNYLSNNLMLVEELKSKVVDVVVLEESQSKKFIENNPDLASFSLTEFSSELAIAMPKDSKLVENVDKAISELKKDGTISRITKKWLQ; translated from the coding sequence ATGAGATTAATAAAATGCTTTTTGCTTATTATATGTTCTTTTTTAATAGTTAGTTGTGATAAACCATCTCAAGAAAAGAGCTTAATAGTTGCAACTTCTGCAGATAATCCCCCTTACGAATTTATTCAAAATGGGCAAATAGTGGGACTTGACATTGATATTATTAATGCTATAGGAGAAAAATTAGAGAAGAAAGTTATAATTAAAAATTTTGATTTTAATGGCTTACTTGCATCCTTAGCTAGTGAAAATGTTGATATAGTAATCGCTGGATTAACAGTGACTGAAGAACGTAAGAAACACATTAGCTTTTCAGCCCCTTATGTAACAACTAACGTATCAGTATTATATAGAACAGCAGATGATTTGAAAAATGTTGGAGATTTGGATAATAAAATTGTTGGTGTGCAACTTGGTACAACATGGGCGGTGATAGTTCAGGATTTAGCCAAGCAGTTTAATATTAGAACAAATTATTTGTCAAATAATTTAATGCTAGTCGAAGAATTGAAATCGAAAGTTGTAGATGTGGTAGTATTAGAGGAATCGCAATCTAAGAAATTTATTGAGAATAATCCTGATCTTGCTAGTTTTAGTTTAACAGAATTCTCATCTGAACTTGCTATCGCTATGCCAAAAGATTCTAAACTTGTTGAAAATGTTGATAAAGCTATTAGTGAATTAAAAAAAGATGGTACAATTAGTCGCATTACTAAAAAATGGCTGCAATAG
- a CDS encoding palindromic element RPE1 domain-containing protein — protein sequence MQGFVGDTSLRTASYSNLREEQSTGITHKLPAEVEFRKKSNVTTVES from the coding sequence GTGCAAGGATTTGTAGGAGATACTTCACTTCGAACCGCATCGTACTCTAATTTACGTGAGGAGCAGAGTACCGGTATCACGCACAAATTACCAGCAGAAGTAGAGTTTCGAAAGAAGTCTAATGTCACAACTGTCGAAAGTTAG
- the lpxB gene encoding lipid-A-disaccharide synthase — protein MAKIYLIAGEISGDFIGGRLIRSLKELYKLEEMKLEFVGVGGSQMEEAGLERSLFSMSQINLIGFVEIIPHIFRITKLIQQTIDDIIQHNPDLLITIDSPEFTYRVVKKVREIRPNLKIMHIVAPSVWAYKPSRAMKYAKIYDYLLALLPFEPPYFQKVGLDCRYIGHPILEQYFYDDKDKQQLKQELQIPIHSKLLCVTCGSRKGEIIRHAPIFIEAINLLARQFPNLQVIFVLAAPSHQSLIEQFLSEAVFSYHFSSDRLKIFAASDLALAKSGTNTLEIAACNTPMVVAYKLNIVSFFLIKLLIKIPYISLINIIANREILPEFIQFNCTKSNIVARLTSLLVDKEKVAEQLRESQKILIELGLKGHNSSSTVAAHTIKSECLS, from the coding sequence ATGGCTAAAATTTACCTAATTGCTGGTGAAATATCAGGGGATTTTATAGGGGGTCGTTTGATACGAAGTCTAAAAGAACTATATAAACTGGAGGAAATGAAGTTAGAGTTTGTTGGTGTTGGGGGAAGCCAGATGGAAGAGGCGGGGTTAGAGCGTAGTCTTTTCTCGATGAGTCAAATAAATCTCATAGGCTTCGTCGAGATTATACCACATATTTTTAGGATCACTAAGTTAATTCAACAAACTATTGACGATATTATTCAACATAATCCAGATTTATTAATTACTATAGACTCACCAGAATTTACTTATAGGGTGGTAAAGAAGGTTCGAGAAATTAGACCTAACTTAAAGATCATGCATATTGTTGCCCCATCGGTCTGGGCATACAAGCCTTCCCGGGCTATGAAATACGCTAAAATTTACGATTATTTGTTAGCTTTACTGCCATTCGAGCCGCCATATTTCCAAAAAGTAGGGCTAGATTGTCGATATATTGGTCATCCAATATTAGAGCAGTATTTTTATGATGATAAAGATAAACAACAGTTAAAGCAGGAATTACAAATACCTATTCATTCAAAATTATTATGTGTTACTTGCGGTAGTCGTAAAGGTGAGATAATAAGACATGCACCTATCTTTATAGAAGCAATTAATTTACTAGCAAGGCAGTTCCCTAATCTTCAAGTGATATTTGTCCTGGCTGCTCCTAGTCATCAGTCTTTAATTGAACAATTTTTATCAGAGGCAGTATTTAGCTATCATTTCTCAAGTGACAGACTTAAGATTTTTGCTGCATCTGACCTTGCTCTAGCAAAATCGGGTACTAATACTTTAGAAATTGCTGCTTGTAATACGCCAATGGTTGTTGCATATAAATTAAATATCGTAAGTTTTTTTCTAATAAAATTATTGATAAAAATACCTTACATTTCTTTGATTAATATTATTGCTAATAGGGAAATATTACCAGAATTCATTCAATTTAACTGTACTAAATCAAATATAGTAGCAAGGCTTACATCACTGTTAGTTGATAAAGAAAAAGTTGCTGAACAACTAAGAGAAAGCCAAAAAATCTTAATAGAATTAGGTTTAAAAGGGCATAATTCTTCATCAACTGTTGCAGCCCATACTATAAAGTCAGAATGTTTAAGCTGA
- a CDS encoding phosphoethanolamine transferase: protein MSELIQKHLDSKLIKLSLVFALIYFIFFNSVVSCYKFSYYKVTFVKAILELGKDFLYIYFTCFIIFFGLTIHRLVFIIGTIFLFITGAIASYYLYFFRISPTKEMMGSFFSTDFNEVYEIVSIKLIVWLVFSLFSCVYTMKHFSILDSKLFVTKLLSAICLLITVNNIITPQFKLLDSYFPIQYLHNTYLCFSNSKHTMREDINKKFSFADQSDQNIIAVLVIGESARFDHFAINGYTRDTTPYLSTVENLFSFKAQSSSNHTYISVPSLMSRHPARDLEKSMEDTSFLSVFTTLGFNTNWIGTQRLLQCLDSKNKFAIYDEVKFTIVPGGSALLRMNEYDEKMLPYVKSIVNNSTTKEVLVIHTSGSHWKYSARYPKEFQKFIPKCDSYAMVDQSVCKPEELINDYDNTIAYTDFFLYNVIDLLKNNNAILMYVSDHGESLGEHGYYGHGGTMTPEQTTVPFLVWVSDEFKKKHPDLVSSIANHLGTEISHDYVFHSILNCVGIRSTVIEKSLSLCGKK from the coding sequence ATGTCAGAGCTAATTCAAAAACACCTAGATAGTAAATTAATAAAACTATCTTTAGTTTTTGCCCTTATTTATTTCATATTTTTTAATTCAGTAGTTTCTTGTTACAAATTCAGTTACTACAAGGTAACTTTTGTAAAAGCGATATTGGAGTTAGGTAAAGACTTTCTGTATATTTACTTTACTTGTTTTATCATTTTTTTTGGTTTAACTATCCATCGGCTTGTTTTTATAATTGGAACAATATTTTTATTTATAACAGGGGCAATTGCCAGCTATTACCTATATTTTTTTAGAATTTCTCCTACAAAAGAAATGATGGGTAGTTTTTTCTCCACCGATTTTAATGAAGTATACGAAATAGTCAGCATCAAGCTAATTGTTTGGTTAGTTTTCAGTTTATTTAGCTGTGTTTATACAATGAAACACTTCTCCATTTTAGATAGTAAACTATTTGTTACAAAATTACTATCAGCAATTTGCCTTTTAATTACCGTTAATAATATTATCACACCACAGTTTAAATTGCTAGACAGTTATTTTCCTATTCAATATCTACATAATACATATTTATGTTTTTCTAATAGTAAACACACCATGCGTGAGGATATAAACAAGAAATTTTCTTTTGCCGATCAATCTGATCAAAATATTATAGCGGTACTTGTTATAGGAGAATCAGCCAGGTTTGATCATTTTGCTATTAATGGTTATACCAGGGATACTACGCCATATTTAAGTACTGTTGAAAATCTTTTTTCATTTAAAGCACAGTCTTCGTCTAATCATACATATATTTCAGTTCCATCTCTTATGTCTCGCCATCCTGCTAGAGATTTAGAGAAAAGTATGGAAGACACGAGCTTCTTATCAGTTTTCACCACACTTGGTTTTAATACTAATTGGATTGGAACTCAAAGGTTGTTACAATGTTTAGATAGTAAAAACAAATTTGCCATTTATGATGAGGTTAAGTTTACCATAGTACCAGGCGGCTCTGCTTTGTTAAGAATGAATGAGTATGATGAAAAAATGTTACCTTATGTTAAAAGTATTGTAAATAATTCTACTACTAAAGAGGTTTTAGTTATTCATACAAGTGGTAGCCATTGGAAATATTCTGCTAGATATCCTAAAGAATTCCAAAAATTTATTCCTAAGTGTGATTCTTATGCTATGGTAGATCAAAGTGTTTGTAAGCCTGAAGAGTTAATTAATGATTACGATAACACTATTGCATATACTGATTTTTTTTTATATAATGTAATAGATTTATTAAAAAATAATAATGCCATTTTAATGTATGTTTCTGATCACGGTGAATCTTTAGGAGAACATGGTTATTACGGTCACGGTGGAACAATGACTCCAGAACAAACCACAGTACCTTTCTTAGTTTGGGTATCGGATGAATTTAAAAAGAAACATCCTGATTTGGTGAGTTCTATAGCTAATCATTTAGGTACTGAAATTAGTCATGACTATGTATTTCATTCGATTCTTAATTGTGTTGGTATCCGTTCGACAGTGATTGAAAAAAGTTTAAGCCTATGTGGTAAGAAGTAA
- the ruvX gene encoding Holliday junction resolvase RuvX, giving the protein MIIATLQEFFQLLQANKPIIAVDYGIRKTGIAISNQEQSIAMPIKTIYETIEENKIKSILDLIATYSICGIVIGLPISMNGQSSEQTIIVLKFSTKLSFATNLPIYLQDERLTSLAANSLLKSLGVKRRERNQKDDSIAASMILETTLDSIKKVR; this is encoded by the coding sequence ATGATAATAGCAACATTGCAAGAATTTTTTCAACTTCTACAAGCTAATAAACCAATTATTGCCGTAGATTATGGAATACGGAAAACAGGCATCGCTATTTCAAATCAAGAACAGAGCATCGCTATGCCGATAAAAACTATTTATGAAACGATAGAAGAAAATAAGATTAAGTCAATATTAGATTTAATCGCAACTTATTCCATCTGTGGTATAGTCATAGGTTTGCCTATTAGTATGAATGGTCAATCTAGTGAACAAACTATAATTGTTTTAAAATTCAGCACAAAACTAAGCTTTGCGACAAATCTTCCTATATATCTACAAGATGAAAGACTTACTTCCCTTGCTGCCAATAGCTTATTAAAATCGTTAGGGGTAAAGAGACGAGAACGTAACCAAAAAGACGATTCAATTGCAGCAAGTATGATTTTAGAGACTACTTTAGATTCTATTAAGAAAGTTCGATAG